Below is a window of Longimicrobium terrae DNA.
GGCCGGACCGGCGCGTTCGGATCCAGGGCCTGTCCACAGTCTACCGCCGCGCGGCGTGGCGGGCCAGCACCAGCCCGCGCTTCGGCGGGAGACGGCGAGCGCGGACCGCTACCCGAATTTCATGCTTTCCCGCTCCGTCACCGCGGGCGCGCCGCTCCCGAGTCGCGCCGCGCGCTGTCACGGCGCACGGAATCCGGCCGCGCGGAACCACGACGGCTCGTGTCCCGCACGGGCGTCCGGCGCGCGGTGTCCGCGGGCGAGGCGCGGCGCGCGGGCGGACGGCTCAGCAGCGTGGGCCGCAGCCCTTCCACATCCATCACGTTGTCCTCCACGTCGCGGTCGATCAGCTTGTTCAGCGGATCGATCCCCGCGCGCGTGGGGCGCTCATCCACCCGGATGCGAAAGCGCCGCGCCTGGCCGTCGAAGCGGTACTTGCGCAGGTAGATGGGCTCGTCCTCATCCGCCCCGAACACGCCCACCTCGATCCAGTCATTGATCTTTACCGGCGTGGTGCGCCCCAGCCCGTCGGAACGCTCCTTGTACGCGTCCACCATCACGTCCACGTCGTAGCGCCCGTCCGGCAGCGCCGTGGCCCGCGCCGACAGTGCCGCGAGATCCCACAGGGTGATGTTGTTGAACAGGTCGTCCACCAGGTAGGCCAGCGAGTCGGGCGTGGCCGCGCGCAGGTGGTCCACCAGCCGCCGCGACGTGGGGTACGGCGCCCCGCGGAACCGTGTCTCCTCCAGGTAGGCGCGGATGGCGCCGTTCACCCGCTGCTCGCCCACGTAGTCGCGCAGCGCGTACATCACCAGCGCGCCTTTGTTGTAGTGGATGTACTGCTGGTTCTCCACCAGCGCCAGCGGCATCTCCGCCCGCCGCTCTTCCGTGCGCCCCTTGAGGTACCCGTCCAGCTCAAAGCGCAGGAACCGGCCGATCTTCTCGCGGCCGAACTCCTTTTCCATCACCATCAGCGCGCTGTACTCCGCCAGCGTCTCGCTCAGCATCGCCGCGCCCTGCACGTCGGCGGGGACGGCCTGGTGCCCCCACCACTGGTGCCCCATCTCGTGCGCCGTCACGAAGAACGGGTAGTCGATGTCGTCCGCGCGCACGTCGGCGATGAAGCCGATTCCCTCGCTGTACGGCACCGTCCCCGCGAACGACTGCGCGTAGTCGGCGTAGCGGGGGAACTCCACGATGCGGATCTGCTTGTGCTGGTACGGGCCGAACTGCGCCGTGTAGTAGTCCAGCGACTTCTGGATGGCGCGAATCATCCGCGCCACGTTGTACTCGTGCCCGCGATGGTGAAACACCTCGATCTGCACGTCGCGCCAGCGGTCGCGGCGCACGGCGTAGCGGGCCGACTGGAAGGAGTAGAACGAGAGCATGGGCACGTCCATCCGGTACTGGAAGTAGCGCCGGTCTCCCTGCCGCCACTCGCGCACCAGAGTCCCCGGCGCGATCGCCGTCTGGTCCGCCGAGGTCGACACCGTCGCGGCAAAGCGGATCCAGTCCGCGTCGCGCGACACTTGGTTGCGCGCCAGCCCCGCCGAGTCGCCGATGGGTCGCGCGCGCGGCCGCTCCCGCAGTCCGTAACGGCCGCGCGCGGACTCGTCCGCCAGCTCGCCCTCCTCGTTGTACCCGATCCCCGGCAGCCAGTGGTTGTCAAAGAACGTCCCGTTCTCCACCACCGGAAAGAACGACGGCTCGTTCTCAAACCCGCGCGCCAGGTACGCGATCTGAAAGCGCAGCTCGGTGCTGTCTCCCGGCGCCAGCGGCCGCGCCAGGCGGAATGCGTGGTACCCCTTCTGGTCGTCGTCGATGAACGGCGTGGCCGGCACGCCCAGCTCCATCCGCTCCACCTCCAGGCTGCTGGTGAGGTCCACGTGAATCTGGTCCACCGGGCGCCCGGAGCGGTTCACCAGCCGGTACACGCCACGGATGCGCATGCTGCGGCGCTCGGGAAACAGGTCCACGTCCAGCTTCACGTCCGTCACCCGCGGCTGCGGCAGCGTCAGATACTTCCGGTACTGCTTCTCGTAATCGGCCTGGATGCGCTCCGCCTGCTTTTCCGGCATCCACTCGTTCAGCGTCACCGTGTTGTGCACGATCCAGCCGCCGGTGGCCGTCATCAGCGCCGCCACGCCCAGCGCGGTGGCCAGCACGGGGCGCGTGGCGCGGGCGCGCGCCAGCCGCAGCCGCCACCTGCCGTCCGTCTCCTGCCCGCGCACCCAGAACAGGTGCGCGATGAGCAGAAGCAGCACCGCCGCCAGCGCCCAGAACCCCATGTACCACGCCCAGGCACGCACCGTGTGCCCGTACCCGTTCATGTCGGAATAGAAGGTGGTGGGCGTGCCGGAGTAGATGAACAGGTTGTGCGTGAGCCCCGCGCTGACGGCAAAGGGCATGAGGATGAAGAAGAGGATGACGCCCAGGTGGCCCACGTACTTGTGGTTGGCCAGCGTGTGAATCGCCATCGCCAGCACCACCAGCAGCGCGTACGACGACAGCCCCAGCCCGAACAGCTCCTTCAGGTACAGCCCGGGCTCATAGTGAAAGTAGCCGCGCACGGACTGGATGATCATGCCGCACAGCATGGCCACGCCCATCAGCACCGCCACCATCGCGGTCAGCGCAATCGCCTTTCCCGCCAGCGGCACCCAGTTGGGAATGGGCATGCTGTCGTAGATGCC
It encodes the following:
- a CDS encoding ABC transporter permease/M1 family aminopeptidase, with amino-acid sequence MAVLLRLAGFELRHQLRRISTWAYFAVFFALSFIMTASTAGAWQSFEMGSPVLKANSPAGIASVMAVLAIVAVPVAAGLAGRAAFRDFETGIHPLFFTTPISKGAYLGGRYLGAVAANILVLLSLPLGAAAATVMPFVEAERIGSYGLGAYLIPFVLFVIPDILLTSAIFLSLAALTRRFAAVQAGGLALLVAWSVAAVFAAALDFNWWTQLSDPFGWAPLRWSLRYWSVDERNTLPLPLTAALLRNRLLWLALAAGVMAWTIRQFRFAQFVREEGGSPPPPPSEAPSLASVLRIPRPARAFDGGARARQVAAGARAGFMRIVRGPWFWILASLCVLFMLLMATDLGSIYGTRTFPVTYQVVDLLGTSFALFLVIIIAVYAGELVWEEREVRVAGIYDSMPIPNWVPLAGKAIALTAMVAVLMGVAMLCGMIIQSVRGYFHYEPGLYLKELFGLGLSSYALLVVLAMAIHTLANHKYVGHLGVILFFILMPFAVSAGLTHNLFIYSGTPTTFYSDMNGYGHTVRAWAWYMGFWALAAVLLLLIAHLFWVRGQETDGRWRLRLARARATRPVLATALGVAALMTATGGWIVHNTVTLNEWMPEKQAERIQADYEKQYRKYLTLPQPRVTDVKLDVDLFPERRSMRIRGVYRLVNRSGRPVDQIHVDLTSSLEVERMELGVPATPFIDDDQKGYHAFRLARPLAPGDSTELRFQIAYLARGFENEPSFFPVVENGTFFDNHWLPGIGYNEEGELADESARGRYGLRERPRARPIGDSAGLARNQVSRDADWIRFAATVSTSADQTAIAPGTLVREWRQGDRRYFQYRMDVPMLSFYSFQSARYAVRRDRWRDVQIEVFHHRGHEYNVARMIRAIQKSLDYYTAQFGPYQHKQIRIVEFPRYADYAQSFAGTVPYSEGIGFIADVRADDIDYPFFVTAHEMGHQWWGHQAVPADVQGAAMLSETLAEYSALMVMEKEFGREKIGRFLRFELDGYLKGRTEERRAEMPLALVENQQYIHYNKGALVMYALRDYVGEQRVNGAIRAYLEETRFRGAPYPTSRRLVDHLRAATPDSLAYLVDDLFNNITLWDLAALSARATALPDGRYDVDVMVDAYKERSDGLGRTTPVKINDWIEVGVFGADEDEPIYLRKYRFDGQARRFRIRVDERPTRAGIDPLNKLIDRDVEDNVMDVEGLRPTLLSRPPARRASPADTARRTPVRDTSRRGSARPDSVRRDSARRDSGAARPR